The following proteins are encoded in a genomic region of Pectinophora gossypiella chromosome 6, ilPecGoss1.1, whole genome shotgun sequence:
- the LOC126367874 gene encoding solute carrier family 25 member 34-like, with translation MDRSSYFQQYSKFWTTFLASNMAALAESATTTPIDNVARRLSREQPVDLKCKGKRIILRGLSQCARTIAVTEGLNAFYRGFLPNYLRQAPQSVLLLVFWDALIDINDSYIVQG, from the exons ATGGACAGGAGTTCATACTTCCAGCAGTACAGCAAGTTCTGGACTACGTTTCTGGCGAGCAACATGGCGGCTCTGGCCGAGAGCGCTACCACCACCCCCATTGACAACGTCGCCCGCAGGCTCTCCAGGGAACaac CCGTGGATTTGAAGTGCAAAGGCAAAAGGATTATACTTCGAGGGTTGAGCCAGTGCGCGCGTACGATCGCCGTGACTGAAGGTCTCAACGCATTCTACAGAGGATTCCTCCCAAATTACCTACGTCAAGCACCACAGTCCGTCCTACTGCTGGTGTTTTGGGACGCCCTGATAGACATAAATGACAGCTATATAGTACAAGGATGA
- the LOC126367852 gene encoding solute carrier family 25 member 35-like, with amino-acid sequence MTKFSNSLVVGAFSGATGAALGSPLLLVRTQLMSSSDSSIAVGTQHNHQGSFSALKHIFSEGGVRGLWRGTLGMALRNSVSSSMQIASFSVSKDLMDKNHWFKHSNKYVSAFFASNVAAVAKSLTTTPFDVVTTRLYNQPVDNLGKGVLYQGVADCARKIATTEGPLAFYKGLLPYYFRQVPQSILLLMFWDVLKDLQKTFMGKNDEKR; translated from the exons ATGACAAAGTTCAGCAATTCATTAGTTGTCGGAGCTTTTTCAGGAGCTACTGGGGCTGCTTTAG GCAGTCCCCTGCTGCTCGTCCGGACTCAGCTGATGTCGTCATCAGACTCTAGCATAGCAGTCGGCACTCAGCACAACCACCAGGGGTCCTTCTCAGCACTGAAGCATATCTTCAGCGAGGGCGGCGTACGCGGACTCTGGCGGGGCACCCTCGGGATGGCTCTGCGGAACTCTGTTTCGTCTTCCATGCAGATCGCTAGTTTTTCCGt CTCTAAAGACCTGATGGACAAGAACCACTGGTTCAAGCACTCCAACAAGTATGTGTCTGCGTTCTTCGCGAGCAATGTGGCGGCTGTAGCCAAGAGCCTGACCACCACGCCATTTGATGTCGTCACCACCAGGCTTTATAACCAAC CCGTGGACAACTTGGGTAAAGGTGTGTTATACCAAGGCGTTGCTGACTGCGCTCGTAAGATCGCCACAACTGAAGGTCCACTGGCGTTTTACAAGGGCCTCTTGCCATATTACTTTCGCCAAGTACCCCAATCAATCCTACTACTCATGTTTTGGGATGTCCTGAAAGACTTGCAGAAAACTTTCATGGGAAAGAATGATGAGAAAAGATGA
- the LOC126367829 gene encoding solute carrier family 25 member 35-like isoform X1 — MSIDGIQRDVSDMVIGGVSAMFATLFTNPIEVVKTRLQLQGEMRARGEHAVHYRGVAHALYVVFRTEGLVALQSGLPAMMGFQFCLNTFRLGVYRISERRGLTTDAKGRTSIVKGAAAAGVGGALGSIAGTPFFLVKTRLQAQAAKAIAVGHQHKHAGMVDALKEIYTKEGFRGLFRGVSPQIPRGAVGSGSQMVSFAWAKEWLREKQVTSSPLLLSFLGANLGGVVMTFCLNPFDVVATRLSNQAVDAQNKGKLYSGMVDCFVKMIRTEGFLSLYKGVVANYMRLGPHTVLLLVCWDQLKILEEFLRR, encoded by the exons ATGTCCATCGATGGCATACAACGGGACGTGTCAGACATGGTCATAGGTGGGGTGTCGGCCATGTTTGCGACGCTCTTCACAAACCCCATCGAAGTGGTGAAGACGCGGTTGCAGTTGCAAGGAGAGATGCGCGCGCGCGGCGAACATGCTGTTCACTATAG ggGTGTCGCGCATGCGCTGTACGTAGTGTTCCGGACGGAGGGGCTGGTGGCTCTACAGAGTGGTCTGCCCGCCATGATGGGCTTCCAATTCTGCTTGAATACTTTCCG GCTAGGTGTCTACCGAATAAGCGAACGCCGGGGCCTCACGACAGACGCCAAAGGCAGGACGTCAATAGTAAAGGGCGCTGCGGCGGCAGGCGTCGGCGGAGCCCTAGGCTCTATTGCTGGGACTCCCTTCTTCCTCGTCAAGACAAGGCTTCAAGCTCAAGCAGCCAAGGCCATCGCTGTAGGACACCAACACAAACATGCTGGGATGGTTGACGCGTTGAAGGAAATTTATACCAAAGAGGGATTTAGAG GTCTATTCCGCGGTGTGTCTCCTCAAATACCCCGCGGGGCGGTCGGCAGTGGCTCTCAGATGGTGAGCTTCGCGTGGGCTAAGGAGTGGCTGCGAGAGAAGCAGGTCACCAGCTCGCCTCTGCTGCTATCGTTCCTGGGCGCTAACCTGGGCGGCGTGGTCATGACCTTCTGCCTGAACCCCTTCGACGTCGTCGCTACTAGGCTGTCTAACCAAG CGGTAGACGCCCAGAACAAAGGCAAGTTATACTCCGGGATGGTGGACTGTTTCGTCAAGATGATCAGGACAGAAGGCTTCCTCTCACTGTACAAGGGAGTTGTAGCCAATTACATGCGTTTAGGACCCCACACCGTCCTTCTTTTAGTCTGCTGGGACCAACTTAAGATCCTCGAAGAGTTCTTAAGAAGATGA
- the LOC126367829 gene encoding solute carrier family 25 member 35-like isoform X2 has protein sequence MVDFIIGGLAGVGAGFFSNPFDVVKTRMQLQGELRARGQHAVHYRNIPHAMYTIVKHDGIAALQKGLVPALCFQWVVNGVRLGIYQQADNHGYLRDEKGNTKFSNSLFFGAISGMAGAFFGSPLQLIKTQLMSYSSKEIAVGTQHAHSGMMYAIRRIYEKNGLGGLWRGAHGMMIRNSIGSASQIASFALCKEWMNANDMFQQSKYLSSFVASNIGALVKTVALTPMDVIMTRLYNQSVDAEGRGMLYSGIADCARKITRTEGLLAFYKGMGPSYFRQAPHTVLLLVFWDMLKDIHNSYEAKF, from the exons ATGGTGGACTTCATCATTGGTGGCTTGGCCGGTGTCGGAGCGGGGTTCTTtagcaacccgtttgacgttgTCAAAACTCGTATGCAGTTGCAAGGAGAGCTCAGGGCCAGAGGTCAACATGCGGTGCATTATAGGAACATTCCCCATGCAATGTATACCATAGTAAAACATGACGGTATTGCTGCTCTGCAAAAAGGTCTCGTGCCAGCATTGTGCTTCCAATGGGTTGTGAACGGAGTGCG ATTAGGAATCTATCAACAGGCCGATAACCATGGCTATTTGAGAGATGAGAAGGGGAACACGAAGTTTTCCAACAGTTTATTCTTTGGAGCGATATCTGGTATGGCGGGGGCGTTCTTCGGGAGTCCATTGCAACTTATAAAAACGCAACTTATGTCTTATTCGTCCAAGGAGATCGCAGTTGGCACCCAGCACGCGCATAGTGGCATGATGTATGCTATCAGGAGGATTTATGAGAAGAATGGACTAGGAGGATTGTGGAGAGGCGCTCATGGAATGATGATCAGGAACTCCATAGGATCAGCGTCACAAATCGCCTCCTTTGCttt GTGTAAAGAGTGGATGAACGCTAACGATATGTTCCAACAGTCGAAATATCTGTCCTCATTCGTGGCCAGTAACATTGGCGCACTCGTGAAGACTGTTGCTCTTACTCCTATGGATGTGATCATGACCAGGCTGTATAACCAAT CGGTGGATGCGGAAGGTCGTGGGATGCTCTACTCCGGCATAGCGGACTGCGCGAGGAAGATCACCCGCACCGAGGGCCTCCTTGCGTTCTACAAAGGCATGGGCCCCTCCTACTTCCGGCAAGCACCTCACACGGTCCTCCTTCTAGTCTTCTGGGACATGCTCAAGGATATCCACAACAGTTATGAAGCTAAGTTTTAG
- the LOC126367854 gene encoding uncharacterized protein LOC126367854 isoform X1 yields the protein MIGTDATTPIVRALVRDVALSESRPNREALREVSRSRAKELMRKNQEQQESYANKNRRVPRVFQVDDKVFVIKYSQSTGKLDPGMRGPYKVIKSLPNGRYELKLLGGGYGKTTQAAAQYMVPWRGEWCPETCAAFFDNCDDGGTPSSITALDEETQPESIDQAGPSGIAAVGPAAEEEDDSNNNIPESRPCDNTPGLSMPLLD from the exons ATGATTGGCACTGACGCAACCACACCTATCGTCCGTGCGTTAGTTCGCGACGTGGCGTTGTCCGAGTCCAGACCTAACCGTGAAGCACTACGAGAGGTGAGCCGCAGCCGCGCGAAGGAACTTATGAGGAAAAACCAAGAACAGCAAGAATCTTACGCTAACAAAAATAGACGTGTTCCTCGAGTGTTTCAGGTAGATGACAAGGTCTTCGTCATCAAATACTCACAGTCTACGGGTAAACTTGACCCCGGGATGCGTGGGCCGTACAAGGTGATCAAGAGTCTTCCCAACGGCCGCTACGAACTAAAATTATTGGGTGGTGGATATGGCAAAACTACCCAGGCGGCCGCGCAATATATGGTGCCCTGGCGGGGAGAGTGGTGTCCGGAGACGTGTGCTGCGTTCTTCGACA ACTGTGACGATGGTGGTACACCATCCTCTATAACTGCCTTAGATGAGGAGACCCAGCCTGAAAGCATTGATCAGGCCGGACCGAGCGGAATTGCTGCTGTTGGACCTGCTGCAGAAGAAGAGGACGACTCAAACAATAACATCCCTGAATCTAGACCATGTGACAACACCCCAGGACTGTCCATGCCTCTTCTAGACTAA
- the LOC126367854 gene encoding uncharacterized protein LOC126367854 isoform X2, protein MRGPYKVIKSLPNGRYELKLLGGGYGKTTQAAAQYMVPWRGEWCPETCAAFFDNCDDGGTPSSITALDEETQPESIDQAGPSGIAAVGPAAEEEDDSNNNIPESRPCDNTPGLSMPLLD, encoded by the exons ATGCGTGGGCCGTACAAGGTGATCAAGAGTCTTCCCAACGGCCGCTACGAACTAAAATTATTGGGTGGTGGATATGGCAAAACTACCCAGGCGGCCGCGCAATATATGGTGCCCTGGCGGGGAGAGTGGTGTCCGGAGACGTGTGCTGCGTTCTTCGACA ACTGTGACGATGGTGGTACACCATCCTCTATAACTGCCTTAGATGAGGAGACCCAGCCTGAAAGCATTGATCAGGCCGGACCGAGCGGAATTGCTGCTGTTGGACCTGCTGCAGAAGAAGAGGACGACTCAAACAATAACATCCCTGAATCTAGACCATGTGACAACACCCCAGGACTGTCCATGCCTCTTCTAGACTAA